From a single Brassica napus cultivar Da-Ae chromosome C9, Da-Ae, whole genome shotgun sequence genomic region:
- the LOC106433847 gene encoding uncharacterized protein LOC106433847 has protein sequence MDSKKKSPSSTSSGETSDEAMSGDDRSVKVPKDLSSHPDYIVGDTVVFWDGFDLPVADSFNPYMVVWNLTKALATTKKLVGFLKLFYFCEDDLIKDDDMREAYDEARFFTETGYRGGYDPLCKYARTKSMIASALLWAGDARTCRVDEPANIVIVSDSVSDQPEFVNLLEALKQRNFNILLVQQHDEEKEKLYGIPTESFDWLWTSLLHGGTSQGVNRSDSSSTCGDGVPLSRKEDFYKEIEALDQAGEALDQDKEALESLTSVEVELYDPSKEVEAKIEALAKALFGAIELKDVEHGTSKAFKALFKKALAEEARVKKARAKKARAKKEAVKSLKEVARAKEIEARKAEARAKKALAKEKLLKILSM, from the exons ATGG attctaAGAAGAAAAGTCCATCTTCGACATCATCAGGAGAGACGTCAGA CGAAGCCATGTCCGGAGATGATCGTTCCGTCAAAGTCCCCAAAGATCTTTCGTCTCACCCAGATTACATCG TGGGTGACACAGTCGTTTTTTGGGACGGTTTCGATTTACCGGTAGCTGATTCTTTCAATCCATATATGGTGGTTTGGAACTTAACCAAAGCTCTTGCAACTACCAAGAAATTAGTTGGTTTTTTGAAGCTCTTTTACTTCTGTGAGGATGACTTAATCAAGGATGATGACATGCGTGAAGCCTATGACGAGGCCAGATTCTTCACAGAGACTGGAT atcgcGGAGGTTATGATCCGCTCTGTAAATATGCCAGAACTAAAAGCATGATTGCAAGCGCTCTTCTATGGGCAGGGGACGCACGAACGTGTCGGGTTGATGAACCAGCTAACATCGTGATCGTCTCAGATAGTGTCTCAGATCAACCAGAGTTTGTCAATCTTCTTGAAGCTTTGAAACAGCGCAACTTCAACATTCTCTTGGTGCAGCAACATGACGAGGAGAAGGAGAAACTTTATGGTATCCCAACTGAGAGCTTCGATTGGCTTTGGACAAGCCTTTTGCACGGCGGAACCTCTCAAGGCGTTAACCGCAGTGATAGTAGCAGCACTTGCGGAGATGGTGTTCCTCTTTCCAGGAAAGAAGATTTTTACAAAGAGATAGAAGCTCTTGACCAAGCAGGAGAAGCTCTTGACCAAGATAAAGAAGCTCTTGAATCTCTCACAAGTGTTGAAGTTGAGTTATATGATCCTTCAAAAGAAGTTGAAGCTAAGATTGAAGCTCTTGCAAAAGCTCTTTTTGGAGCTATTGAGCTTAAAGATGTTGAACACGGTACTTCAAAAGCTTTTAAAGCTCTTTTTAAGAAAGCTCTTGCCGAGGAAGCTCGTGTCAAGAAAGCTCGTGCTAAGAAAGCTCGTGCCAAGAAAGAAGCTGTTAAAAGTCTTAAGGAAGTAGCTCGTGCAAAAGAGATTGAAGCTCGAAAAGCTGAAGCTCGTGCTAAGAAAGCTCTTGCCAAGGAGAAGCTATTAAAAATCTTGAGCATGTAG